A single region of the Serinus canaria isolate serCan28SL12 chromosome 11, serCan2020, whole genome shotgun sequence genome encodes:
- the COG4 gene encoding conserved oligomeric Golgi complex subunit 4 isoform X3: protein MAAATAPGTKAPPGESGGPAASALSMEQIRSLTDLADLEAAYSRLCEEEKVVQEELDALLEQQGTIENKMVALHRMGPKLQLIEGDAQQLAGMITFTCNLAENVSSKVRQLDLAKNRLYQAIQRADDILDLKFCMDGVQTALRNEDYEQAAAHIHRYLSLDKSVIELSRQGKEGGIIDANLKLLQEAEQRLKTIVTEKFDTAMKQGDLPQVERFFKIFPLLGLHEEGLSKFSEYLCKQVANKAEENLQLVMGTDMSDRRAAVIFADTLTLLFEGIARIVETHQPIVETYYGPGRLYTLIKHLQVECDRQVEKVVDKFIKERDYHRQFQQVQNSMMRSSSAEKIEPRELDPILTEVTLMNARSELYLRFIKRRIIADFEVGDAVASEEVKQEHQKYLDKLLNNCLLSCTMQELIGYYITMEEYFMRETVNKAVAMDSYEKGQLTSSMVDDVFYIVKKCIGRALSSSSIDCLCAMINHSTTELESDFREVLYNKLKQGFPATTFQDFQRGVTSAVNIMHSSLQQGKFDTKGIESTDEAKQSFLVTLNNVEVCSENIMTLKKTLESDCSKLLSQGFGGEQAQAKIESCLSDMAAVSNKFRDLLQEGLNELNSTAIKPQVKPWINLFLSVSHNIEEEEFSDYEANDPWVQQFIVNLEQQMTEFKLGGLQFDKELRSLIAYLTTVTTWTIRDKFARLSQMATILNLERVTEILDYWGPNSGPLTWRLTPAEVRQVLALRIDFRSEDIKRLRL, encoded by the exons atggcggcggccACGGCGCCGGGGACGAAGGCGCCGCCGGGGGAGAGtggcggccccgccgcctccgcccTGTCCATGGAGCAGATCCGGTCGCTGACCGATCTGGCGGACCTGGAGGCTGCCTACAGCCGGCTGTGTGAGGAGGAG aaagttgtgcaggaagagctggatgccctcctggagcagcaagGCACTATAGAGAATAAGATGGTTGCCCTTCATCGCATGGG CCCCAAGCTGCAGCTGATCGAGGGGGAtgcccagcagctggcagggatgaTCACCTTCACCTGCAACCTGGCCGAGAACGTCAGCAGCAAGGTCCGGCAGCTTGACCTTGCCAAG AACCGACTCTATCAGGCCATTCAGAGAGCTGATGACATCCTTGACCTGAAGTTCTGCATGGATGGAGTTCAGACAGCCCTGAGAAATGAAGACTATGAACAAGCAGCAGCTCATATCCATCGCTATCTGTCTCTGGACAAGTCAGTGATTGAGCTCAGTCGTCAGGGCAAGGAAG GGGGAATAATTGATGCCAACCTGAAactcctgcaggaagcagagcagcgTCTGAAGACAATTGTTACAGAGAAATTTGACACAGCTATGAAGCAGGGAGACCTGCCCCAGGTGGAACGGTTCTTCAAGATATTTCCTCTGCTAGGCTTACATGAAGAGGGGCTGAGCAAGTTCTCTGAGTACCTCTGCAAGCAG GTGGCCAACAAAGCAGAAGAGAACCTGCAGCTGGTGATGGGGACAGACATGAGTGACCGTCGAGCTGCTGTCATCTTTGCAGACACCCTGACACTCCTCTTCGAAG ggattGCTCGCATTGTGGAGACCCACCAGCCCATTGTGGAGACCTACTACGGGCCAGGGAGGCTCTACACCCTCATCAAGCACCTGCAGGTGGAGTGCGACCGGCAGGTGGAGAAGGTGGTGGACAAGTTCATCAAGGAGAGGGACTATCACAGGCAG TTCCAGCAAGTCCAGAATAGCATGATGAGAAGTTCTTCTGCAGAGAAGATCGAACCAAG GGAGCTTGACCCTATTTTAACAGAAGTCACTCTGATGAATGCCCGCAGTGAGCTCTACTTGAGGTTCATCAAGAGACGAATAATAGCTGACTTTGAGGTGGGAGATGCCGTGGCCTCAGAGGAGGTAAAGCAAG AGCATCAAAAATACCTGGACAAGCTCCTCAACAACTGTCTGCTGAGCTGCACTATGCAAGAGCTCATTGGCTACTACATCACCATGGAGGAATACTTCATGAGGGAGACTGTCAACAAG GCTGTTGCCATGGACAGCTACGAGAAGGGCCAGCTCACCTCCAGCATGGTGGATGATGTGTTTTATATAGTGAAGAAGTGCATTGGGCGTGCTCTGTCCAGCTCCAGCATAGACTGTCTCTGTGCTATGATCAACCACTCCACCACCGAGTTGGAATCTGACTTCAG GGAGGTTCTGTACAACAAGCTGAAGCAGGGCTTCCCAGCCACGACCTTCCAGGACTTCCAGAGAGGGGTGACCAGTGCTGTGAACATCAtgcacagcagcctgcagcagggcaagTTCGACACCAAAGGCATTGAAAGCACGGACGAGGCCAAGCAGTCATTTCTG gtgacCTTAAACAATGTGGAAGTCTGCAGTGAAAATATCATGACCCTAAAGAAGACTTTGGAG AGTGACTGCAGCAAACTACTTAGCCAAGGATTCGGGGGTGAGCAAGCACAGGCCAAGATTGAGAGCTGCCTCTCGGACATGGCTGCTGTCTCCAACAAATTCCGTGACCTGCTGCAG GAAGGTCTCAATGAGCTCAACAGCACAGCCATCAAACCCCAGGTGAAGCCGTGGATCAACTTATTCCTCTCTGTCTCCCACAACATCGAGGAG GAGGAGTTCAGTGACTATGAGGCCAATGATCCCTGGGTCCAGCAGTTCATCGTCAATCTGGAACAGCAGATGACAGAGTTCAAG CTCGGTGGTCTGCAGTTTGATAAAGAGCTGAGGTCCCTCATAGCCTATCTCACCACAGTCACCACGTGGACTATCCGTGACAAGTTTGCCCGTCTTTCCCAAATGGCCACCATCCTCAACCTGGAAAGG GTGACAGAGATTCTGGATTACTGGGGTCCAAACTCAGGTCCGCTCACCTGGCGCCTGACTCCCGCCGAGGTCCGGCAGGTGCTGGCTCTCCGCATCGATTTCCGCAGTGAAGATATCAAGCGGCTGCGCCTGTAG
- the COG4 gene encoding conserved oligomeric Golgi complex subunit 4 isoform X2, with protein sequence MAAATAPGTKAPPGESGGPAASALSMEQIRSLTDLADLEAAYSRLCEEEKVVQEELDALLEQQGTIENKMVALHRMGPKLQLIEGDAQQLAGMITFTCNLAENVSSKNRLYQAIQRADDILDLKFCMDGVQTALRNEDYEQAAAHIHRYLSLDKSVIELSRQGKEGGIIDANLKLLQEAEQRLKTIVTEKFDTAMKQGDLPQVERFFKIFPLLGLHEEGLSKFSEYLCKQVANKAEENLQLVMGTDMSDRRAAVIFADTLTLLFEGIARIVETHQPIVETYYGPGRLYTLIKHLQVECDRQVEKVVDKFIKERDYHRQFQQVQNSMMRSSSAEKIEPRELDPILTEVTLMNARSELYLRFIKRRIIADFEVGDAVASEEVKQEHQKYLDKLLNNCLLSCTMQELIGYYITMEEYFMRETVNKAVAMDSYEKGQLTSSMVDDVFYIVKKCIGRALSSSSIDCLCAMINHSTTELESDFREVLYNKLKQGFPATTFQDFQRGVTSAVNIMHSSLQQGKFDTKGIESTDEAKQSFLVTLNNVEVCSENIMTLKKTLESDCSKLLSQGFGGEQAQAKIESCLSDMAAVSNKFRDLLQEGLNELNSTAIKPQVKPWINLFLSVSHNIEEEEFSDYEANDPWVQQFIVNLEQQMTEFKAGLSPVIYDTLTGLMTSLIAIELEKVLLKSTFSRLGGLQFDKELRSLIAYLTTVTTWTIRDKFARLSQMATILNLERVTEILDYWGPNSGPLTWRLTPAEVRQVLALRIDFRSEDIKRLRL encoded by the exons atggcggcggccACGGCGCCGGGGACGAAGGCGCCGCCGGGGGAGAGtggcggccccgccgcctccgcccTGTCCATGGAGCAGATCCGGTCGCTGACCGATCTGGCGGACCTGGAGGCTGCCTACAGCCGGCTGTGTGAGGAGGAG aaagttgtgcaggaagagctggatgccctcctggagcagcaagGCACTATAGAGAATAAGATGGTTGCCCTTCATCGCATGGG CCCCAAGCTGCAGCTGATCGAGGGGGAtgcccagcagctggcagggatgaTCACCTTCACCTGCAACCTGGCCGAGAACGTCAGCAGCAAG AACCGACTCTATCAGGCCATTCAGAGAGCTGATGACATCCTTGACCTGAAGTTCTGCATGGATGGAGTTCAGACAGCCCTGAGAAATGAAGACTATGAACAAGCAGCAGCTCATATCCATCGCTATCTGTCTCTGGACAAGTCAGTGATTGAGCTCAGTCGTCAGGGCAAGGAAG GGGGAATAATTGATGCCAACCTGAAactcctgcaggaagcagagcagcgTCTGAAGACAATTGTTACAGAGAAATTTGACACAGCTATGAAGCAGGGAGACCTGCCCCAGGTGGAACGGTTCTTCAAGATATTTCCTCTGCTAGGCTTACATGAAGAGGGGCTGAGCAAGTTCTCTGAGTACCTCTGCAAGCAG GTGGCCAACAAAGCAGAAGAGAACCTGCAGCTGGTGATGGGGACAGACATGAGTGACCGTCGAGCTGCTGTCATCTTTGCAGACACCCTGACACTCCTCTTCGAAG ggattGCTCGCATTGTGGAGACCCACCAGCCCATTGTGGAGACCTACTACGGGCCAGGGAGGCTCTACACCCTCATCAAGCACCTGCAGGTGGAGTGCGACCGGCAGGTGGAGAAGGTGGTGGACAAGTTCATCAAGGAGAGGGACTATCACAGGCAG TTCCAGCAAGTCCAGAATAGCATGATGAGAAGTTCTTCTGCAGAGAAGATCGAACCAAG GGAGCTTGACCCTATTTTAACAGAAGTCACTCTGATGAATGCCCGCAGTGAGCTCTACTTGAGGTTCATCAAGAGACGAATAATAGCTGACTTTGAGGTGGGAGATGCCGTGGCCTCAGAGGAGGTAAAGCAAG AGCATCAAAAATACCTGGACAAGCTCCTCAACAACTGTCTGCTGAGCTGCACTATGCAAGAGCTCATTGGCTACTACATCACCATGGAGGAATACTTCATGAGGGAGACTGTCAACAAG GCTGTTGCCATGGACAGCTACGAGAAGGGCCAGCTCACCTCCAGCATGGTGGATGATGTGTTTTATATAGTGAAGAAGTGCATTGGGCGTGCTCTGTCCAGCTCCAGCATAGACTGTCTCTGTGCTATGATCAACCACTCCACCACCGAGTTGGAATCTGACTTCAG GGAGGTTCTGTACAACAAGCTGAAGCAGGGCTTCCCAGCCACGACCTTCCAGGACTTCCAGAGAGGGGTGACCAGTGCTGTGAACATCAtgcacagcagcctgcagcagggcaagTTCGACACCAAAGGCATTGAAAGCACGGACGAGGCCAAGCAGTCATTTCTG gtgacCTTAAACAATGTGGAAGTCTGCAGTGAAAATATCATGACCCTAAAGAAGACTTTGGAG AGTGACTGCAGCAAACTACTTAGCCAAGGATTCGGGGGTGAGCAAGCACAGGCCAAGATTGAGAGCTGCCTCTCGGACATGGCTGCTGTCTCCAACAAATTCCGTGACCTGCTGCAG GAAGGTCTCAATGAGCTCAACAGCACAGCCATCAAACCCCAGGTGAAGCCGTGGATCAACTTATTCCTCTCTGTCTCCCACAACATCGAGGAG GAGGAGTTCAGTGACTATGAGGCCAATGATCCCTGGGTCCAGCAGTTCATCGTCAATCTGGAACAGCAGATGACAGAGTTCAAG gctggacTGTCTCCAGTGATTTATGATACTCTCACTGGTCTTATGACCAGTCTCATAGCCATTGAACTGGAGAAAGTGCTGCTCAAATCTACCTTCAGCAGG CTCGGTGGTCTGCAGTTTGATAAAGAGCTGAGGTCCCTCATAGCCTATCTCACCACAGTCACCACGTGGACTATCCGTGACAAGTTTGCCCGTCTTTCCCAAATGGCCACCATCCTCAACCTGGAAAGG GTGACAGAGATTCTGGATTACTGGGGTCCAAACTCAGGTCCGCTCACCTGGCGCCTGACTCCCGCCGAGGTCCGGCAGGTGCTGGCTCTCCGCATCGATTTCCGCAGTGAAGATATCAAGCGGCTGCGCCTGTAG
- the COG4 gene encoding conserved oligomeric Golgi complex subunit 4 isoform X1 has protein sequence MAAATAPGTKAPPGESGGPAASALSMEQIRSLTDLADLEAAYSRLCEEEKVVQEELDALLEQQGTIENKMVALHRMGPKLQLIEGDAQQLAGMITFTCNLAENVSSKVRQLDLAKNRLYQAIQRADDILDLKFCMDGVQTALRNEDYEQAAAHIHRYLSLDKSVIELSRQGKEGGIIDANLKLLQEAEQRLKTIVTEKFDTAMKQGDLPQVERFFKIFPLLGLHEEGLSKFSEYLCKQVANKAEENLQLVMGTDMSDRRAAVIFADTLTLLFEGIARIVETHQPIVETYYGPGRLYTLIKHLQVECDRQVEKVVDKFIKERDYHRQFQQVQNSMMRSSSAEKIEPRELDPILTEVTLMNARSELYLRFIKRRIIADFEVGDAVASEEVKQEHQKYLDKLLNNCLLSCTMQELIGYYITMEEYFMRETVNKAVAMDSYEKGQLTSSMVDDVFYIVKKCIGRALSSSSIDCLCAMINHSTTELESDFREVLYNKLKQGFPATTFQDFQRGVTSAVNIMHSSLQQGKFDTKGIESTDEAKQSFLVTLNNVEVCSENIMTLKKTLESDCSKLLSQGFGGEQAQAKIESCLSDMAAVSNKFRDLLQEGLNELNSTAIKPQVKPWINLFLSVSHNIEEEEFSDYEANDPWVQQFIVNLEQQMTEFKAGLSPVIYDTLTGLMTSLIAIELEKVLLKSTFSRLGGLQFDKELRSLIAYLTTVTTWTIRDKFARLSQMATILNLERVTEILDYWGPNSGPLTWRLTPAEVRQVLALRIDFRSEDIKRLRL, from the exons atggcggcggccACGGCGCCGGGGACGAAGGCGCCGCCGGGGGAGAGtggcggccccgccgcctccgcccTGTCCATGGAGCAGATCCGGTCGCTGACCGATCTGGCGGACCTGGAGGCTGCCTACAGCCGGCTGTGTGAGGAGGAG aaagttgtgcaggaagagctggatgccctcctggagcagcaagGCACTATAGAGAATAAGATGGTTGCCCTTCATCGCATGGG CCCCAAGCTGCAGCTGATCGAGGGGGAtgcccagcagctggcagggatgaTCACCTTCACCTGCAACCTGGCCGAGAACGTCAGCAGCAAGGTCCGGCAGCTTGACCTTGCCAAG AACCGACTCTATCAGGCCATTCAGAGAGCTGATGACATCCTTGACCTGAAGTTCTGCATGGATGGAGTTCAGACAGCCCTGAGAAATGAAGACTATGAACAAGCAGCAGCTCATATCCATCGCTATCTGTCTCTGGACAAGTCAGTGATTGAGCTCAGTCGTCAGGGCAAGGAAG GGGGAATAATTGATGCCAACCTGAAactcctgcaggaagcagagcagcgTCTGAAGACAATTGTTACAGAGAAATTTGACACAGCTATGAAGCAGGGAGACCTGCCCCAGGTGGAACGGTTCTTCAAGATATTTCCTCTGCTAGGCTTACATGAAGAGGGGCTGAGCAAGTTCTCTGAGTACCTCTGCAAGCAG GTGGCCAACAAAGCAGAAGAGAACCTGCAGCTGGTGATGGGGACAGACATGAGTGACCGTCGAGCTGCTGTCATCTTTGCAGACACCCTGACACTCCTCTTCGAAG ggattGCTCGCATTGTGGAGACCCACCAGCCCATTGTGGAGACCTACTACGGGCCAGGGAGGCTCTACACCCTCATCAAGCACCTGCAGGTGGAGTGCGACCGGCAGGTGGAGAAGGTGGTGGACAAGTTCATCAAGGAGAGGGACTATCACAGGCAG TTCCAGCAAGTCCAGAATAGCATGATGAGAAGTTCTTCTGCAGAGAAGATCGAACCAAG GGAGCTTGACCCTATTTTAACAGAAGTCACTCTGATGAATGCCCGCAGTGAGCTCTACTTGAGGTTCATCAAGAGACGAATAATAGCTGACTTTGAGGTGGGAGATGCCGTGGCCTCAGAGGAGGTAAAGCAAG AGCATCAAAAATACCTGGACAAGCTCCTCAACAACTGTCTGCTGAGCTGCACTATGCAAGAGCTCATTGGCTACTACATCACCATGGAGGAATACTTCATGAGGGAGACTGTCAACAAG GCTGTTGCCATGGACAGCTACGAGAAGGGCCAGCTCACCTCCAGCATGGTGGATGATGTGTTTTATATAGTGAAGAAGTGCATTGGGCGTGCTCTGTCCAGCTCCAGCATAGACTGTCTCTGTGCTATGATCAACCACTCCACCACCGAGTTGGAATCTGACTTCAG GGAGGTTCTGTACAACAAGCTGAAGCAGGGCTTCCCAGCCACGACCTTCCAGGACTTCCAGAGAGGGGTGACCAGTGCTGTGAACATCAtgcacagcagcctgcagcagggcaagTTCGACACCAAAGGCATTGAAAGCACGGACGAGGCCAAGCAGTCATTTCTG gtgacCTTAAACAATGTGGAAGTCTGCAGTGAAAATATCATGACCCTAAAGAAGACTTTGGAG AGTGACTGCAGCAAACTACTTAGCCAAGGATTCGGGGGTGAGCAAGCACAGGCCAAGATTGAGAGCTGCCTCTCGGACATGGCTGCTGTCTCCAACAAATTCCGTGACCTGCTGCAG GAAGGTCTCAATGAGCTCAACAGCACAGCCATCAAACCCCAGGTGAAGCCGTGGATCAACTTATTCCTCTCTGTCTCCCACAACATCGAGGAG GAGGAGTTCAGTGACTATGAGGCCAATGATCCCTGGGTCCAGCAGTTCATCGTCAATCTGGAACAGCAGATGACAGAGTTCAAG gctggacTGTCTCCAGTGATTTATGATACTCTCACTGGTCTTATGACCAGTCTCATAGCCATTGAACTGGAGAAAGTGCTGCTCAAATCTACCTTCAGCAGG CTCGGTGGTCTGCAGTTTGATAAAGAGCTGAGGTCCCTCATAGCCTATCTCACCACAGTCACCACGTGGACTATCCGTGACAAGTTTGCCCGTCTTTCCCAAATGGCCACCATCCTCAACCTGGAAAGG GTGACAGAGATTCTGGATTACTGGGGTCCAAACTCAGGTCCGCTCACCTGGCGCCTGACTCCCGCCGAGGTCCGGCAGGTGCTGGCTCTCCGCATCGATTTCCGCAGTGAAGATATCAAGCGGCTGCGCCTGTAG
- the COG4 gene encoding conserved oligomeric Golgi complex subunit 4 isoform X5 produces the protein MDGVQTALRNEDYEQAAAHIHRYLSLDKSVIELSRQGKEGGIIDANLKLLQEAEQRLKTIVTEKFDTAMKQGDLPQVERFFKIFPLLGLHEEGLSKFSEYLCKQVANKAEENLQLVMGTDMSDRRAAVIFADTLTLLFEGIARIVETHQPIVETYYGPGRLYTLIKHLQVECDRQVEKVVDKFIKERDYHRQFQQVQNSMMRSSSAEKIEPRELDPILTEVTLMNARSELYLRFIKRRIIADFEVGDAVASEEVKQEHQKYLDKLLNNCLLSCTMQELIGYYITMEEYFMRETVNKAVAMDSYEKGQLTSSMVDDVFYIVKKCIGRALSSSSIDCLCAMINHSTTELESDFREVLYNKLKQGFPATTFQDFQRGVTSAVNIMHSSLQQGKFDTKGIESTDEAKQSFLVTLNNVEVCSENIMTLKKTLESDCSKLLSQGFGGEQAQAKIESCLSDMAAVSNKFRDLLQEGLNELNSTAIKPQVKPWINLFLSVSHNIEEEEFSDYEANDPWVQQFIVNLEQQMTEFKAGLSPVIYDTLTGLMTSLIAIELEKVLLKSTFSRLGGLQFDKELRSLIAYLTTVTTWTIRDKFARLSQMATILNLERVTEILDYWGPNSGPLTWRLTPAEVRQVLALRIDFRSEDIKRLRL, from the exons ATGGATGGAGTTCAGACAGCCCTGAGAAATGAAGACTATGAACAAGCAGCAGCTCATATCCATCGCTATCTGTCTCTGGACAAGTCAGTGATTGAGCTCAGTCGTCAGGGCAAGGAAG GGGGAATAATTGATGCCAACCTGAAactcctgcaggaagcagagcagcgTCTGAAGACAATTGTTACAGAGAAATTTGACACAGCTATGAAGCAGGGAGACCTGCCCCAGGTGGAACGGTTCTTCAAGATATTTCCTCTGCTAGGCTTACATGAAGAGGGGCTGAGCAAGTTCTCTGAGTACCTCTGCAAGCAG GTGGCCAACAAAGCAGAAGAGAACCTGCAGCTGGTGATGGGGACAGACATGAGTGACCGTCGAGCTGCTGTCATCTTTGCAGACACCCTGACACTCCTCTTCGAAG ggattGCTCGCATTGTGGAGACCCACCAGCCCATTGTGGAGACCTACTACGGGCCAGGGAGGCTCTACACCCTCATCAAGCACCTGCAGGTGGAGTGCGACCGGCAGGTGGAGAAGGTGGTGGACAAGTTCATCAAGGAGAGGGACTATCACAGGCAG TTCCAGCAAGTCCAGAATAGCATGATGAGAAGTTCTTCTGCAGAGAAGATCGAACCAAG GGAGCTTGACCCTATTTTAACAGAAGTCACTCTGATGAATGCCCGCAGTGAGCTCTACTTGAGGTTCATCAAGAGACGAATAATAGCTGACTTTGAGGTGGGAGATGCCGTGGCCTCAGAGGAGGTAAAGCAAG AGCATCAAAAATACCTGGACAAGCTCCTCAACAACTGTCTGCTGAGCTGCACTATGCAAGAGCTCATTGGCTACTACATCACCATGGAGGAATACTTCATGAGGGAGACTGTCAACAAG GCTGTTGCCATGGACAGCTACGAGAAGGGCCAGCTCACCTCCAGCATGGTGGATGATGTGTTTTATATAGTGAAGAAGTGCATTGGGCGTGCTCTGTCCAGCTCCAGCATAGACTGTCTCTGTGCTATGATCAACCACTCCACCACCGAGTTGGAATCTGACTTCAG GGAGGTTCTGTACAACAAGCTGAAGCAGGGCTTCCCAGCCACGACCTTCCAGGACTTCCAGAGAGGGGTGACCAGTGCTGTGAACATCAtgcacagcagcctgcagcagggcaagTTCGACACCAAAGGCATTGAAAGCACGGACGAGGCCAAGCAGTCATTTCTG gtgacCTTAAACAATGTGGAAGTCTGCAGTGAAAATATCATGACCCTAAAGAAGACTTTGGAG AGTGACTGCAGCAAACTACTTAGCCAAGGATTCGGGGGTGAGCAAGCACAGGCCAAGATTGAGAGCTGCCTCTCGGACATGGCTGCTGTCTCCAACAAATTCCGTGACCTGCTGCAG GAAGGTCTCAATGAGCTCAACAGCACAGCCATCAAACCCCAGGTGAAGCCGTGGATCAACTTATTCCTCTCTGTCTCCCACAACATCGAGGAG GAGGAGTTCAGTGACTATGAGGCCAATGATCCCTGGGTCCAGCAGTTCATCGTCAATCTGGAACAGCAGATGACAGAGTTCAAG gctggacTGTCTCCAGTGATTTATGATACTCTCACTGGTCTTATGACCAGTCTCATAGCCATTGAACTGGAGAAAGTGCTGCTCAAATCTACCTTCAGCAGG CTCGGTGGTCTGCAGTTTGATAAAGAGCTGAGGTCCCTCATAGCCTATCTCACCACAGTCACCACGTGGACTATCCGTGACAAGTTTGCCCGTCTTTCCCAAATGGCCACCATCCTCAACCTGGAAAGG GTGACAGAGATTCTGGATTACTGGGGTCCAAACTCAGGTCCGCTCACCTGGCGCCTGACTCCCGCCGAGGTCCGGCAGGTGCTGGCTCTCCGCATCGATTTCCGCAGTGAAGATATCAAGCGGCTGCGCCTGTAG
- the COG4 gene encoding conserved oligomeric Golgi complex subunit 4 isoform X4, translating to MAAATAPGTKAPPGESGGPAASALSMEQIRSLTDLADLEAAYSRLCEEEKVVQEELDALLEQQGTIENKMVALHRMGPKLQLIEGDAQQLAGMITFTCNLAENVSSKVRQLDLAKNRLYQAIQRADDILDLKFCMDGVQTALRNEDYEQAAAHIHRYLSLDKSVIELSRQGKEGGIIDANLKLLQEAEQRLKTIVTEKFDTAMKQGDLPQVERFFKIFPLLGLHEEGLSKFSEYLCKQVANKAEENLQLVMGTDMSDRRAAVIFADTLTLLFEGIARIVETHQPIVETYYGPGRLYTLIKHLQVECDRQVEKVVDKFIKERDYHRQFQQVQNSMMRSSSAEKIEPRELDPILTEVTLMNARSELYLRFIKRRIIADFEVGDAVASEEVKQEHQKYLDKLLNNCLLSCTMQELIGYYITMEEYFMRETVNKAVAMDSYEKGQLTSSMVDDVFYIVKKCIGRALSSSSIDCLCAMINHSTTELESDFREVLYNKLKQGFPATTFQDFQRGVTSAVNIMHSSLQQGKFDTKGIESTDEAKQSFLVTLNNVEVCSENIMTLKKTLESDCSKLLSQGFGGEQAQAKIESCLSDMAAVSNKFRDLLQEGLNELNSTAIKPQVKPWINLFLSVSHNIEELSAISLAQSTSKIPRSCSAAEPGKGHLATEEQKG from the exons atggcggcggccACGGCGCCGGGGACGAAGGCGCCGCCGGGGGAGAGtggcggccccgccgcctccgcccTGTCCATGGAGCAGATCCGGTCGCTGACCGATCTGGCGGACCTGGAGGCTGCCTACAGCCGGCTGTGTGAGGAGGAG aaagttgtgcaggaagagctggatgccctcctggagcagcaagGCACTATAGAGAATAAGATGGTTGCCCTTCATCGCATGGG CCCCAAGCTGCAGCTGATCGAGGGGGAtgcccagcagctggcagggatgaTCACCTTCACCTGCAACCTGGCCGAGAACGTCAGCAGCAAGGTCCGGCAGCTTGACCTTGCCAAG AACCGACTCTATCAGGCCATTCAGAGAGCTGATGACATCCTTGACCTGAAGTTCTGCATGGATGGAGTTCAGACAGCCCTGAGAAATGAAGACTATGAACAAGCAGCAGCTCATATCCATCGCTATCTGTCTCTGGACAAGTCAGTGATTGAGCTCAGTCGTCAGGGCAAGGAAG GGGGAATAATTGATGCCAACCTGAAactcctgcaggaagcagagcagcgTCTGAAGACAATTGTTACAGAGAAATTTGACACAGCTATGAAGCAGGGAGACCTGCCCCAGGTGGAACGGTTCTTCAAGATATTTCCTCTGCTAGGCTTACATGAAGAGGGGCTGAGCAAGTTCTCTGAGTACCTCTGCAAGCAG GTGGCCAACAAAGCAGAAGAGAACCTGCAGCTGGTGATGGGGACAGACATGAGTGACCGTCGAGCTGCTGTCATCTTTGCAGACACCCTGACACTCCTCTTCGAAG ggattGCTCGCATTGTGGAGACCCACCAGCCCATTGTGGAGACCTACTACGGGCCAGGGAGGCTCTACACCCTCATCAAGCACCTGCAGGTGGAGTGCGACCGGCAGGTGGAGAAGGTGGTGGACAAGTTCATCAAGGAGAGGGACTATCACAGGCAG TTCCAGCAAGTCCAGAATAGCATGATGAGAAGTTCTTCTGCAGAGAAGATCGAACCAAG GGAGCTTGACCCTATTTTAACAGAAGTCACTCTGATGAATGCCCGCAGTGAGCTCTACTTGAGGTTCATCAAGAGACGAATAATAGCTGACTTTGAGGTGGGAGATGCCGTGGCCTCAGAGGAGGTAAAGCAAG AGCATCAAAAATACCTGGACAAGCTCCTCAACAACTGTCTGCTGAGCTGCACTATGCAAGAGCTCATTGGCTACTACATCACCATGGAGGAATACTTCATGAGGGAGACTGTCAACAAG GCTGTTGCCATGGACAGCTACGAGAAGGGCCAGCTCACCTCCAGCATGGTGGATGATGTGTTTTATATAGTGAAGAAGTGCATTGGGCGTGCTCTGTCCAGCTCCAGCATAGACTGTCTCTGTGCTATGATCAACCACTCCACCACCGAGTTGGAATCTGACTTCAG GGAGGTTCTGTACAACAAGCTGAAGCAGGGCTTCCCAGCCACGACCTTCCAGGACTTCCAGAGAGGGGTGACCAGTGCTGTGAACATCAtgcacagcagcctgcagcagggcaagTTCGACACCAAAGGCATTGAAAGCACGGACGAGGCCAAGCAGTCATTTCTG gtgacCTTAAACAATGTGGAAGTCTGCAGTGAAAATATCATGACCCTAAAGAAGACTTTGGAG AGTGACTGCAGCAAACTACTTAGCCAAGGATTCGGGGGTGAGCAAGCACAGGCCAAGATTGAGAGCTGCCTCTCGGACATGGCTGCTGTCTCCAACAAATTCCGTGACCTGCTGCAG GAAGGTCTCAATGAGCTCAACAGCACAGCCATCAAACCCCAGGTGAAGCCGTGGATCAACTTATTCCTCTCTGTCTCCCACAACATCGAGGAG TTATCTGCTATTTCCTTAGCACAGAGCACCAGTAAAATACCCAGAtcttgctctgcagctgagcctggaaAGGGACATTTGGCTacagaggagcagaagggatga